The Mycolicibacterium boenickei genome has a segment encoding these proteins:
- a CDS encoding demethylmenaquinone methyltransferase: MSRASLEKNPHEVASMFDAVARRYDLTNTVLSLGQDRFWRRQTRAALGIGPGDKVLDLAAGTAVSTVELASSGAWCVAADFSVGMLAAGASRPVPKVGADATRLPFADGVFDAVTISFGLRNVVDHVAGLREMARVTRPGGRLVVCEFSTPTNRAFATLYKEYLMQALPRMATAVSSNPDAYVYLAESIRAWPDQAELARRIADAGWSQVKWRNLTGGIVALHAATKPGAA, encoded by the coding sequence GTGAGTCGAGCGAGCCTGGAGAAGAACCCCCACGAAGTGGCATCGATGTTCGATGCCGTGGCGCGGCGCTACGACCTGACCAACACCGTGCTGTCGCTCGGGCAGGACCGGTTCTGGCGTCGCCAGACCCGTGCGGCGCTGGGTATCGGCCCGGGGGACAAGGTGCTGGATCTGGCGGCGGGCACCGCGGTGTCGACGGTCGAGCTGGCGAGCTCGGGCGCGTGGTGTGTGGCTGCGGACTTCTCGGTGGGCATGCTCGCCGCCGGGGCGTCCCGTCCGGTGCCCAAGGTGGGCGCCGACGCCACCCGGCTGCCGTTCGCCGACGGGGTCTTCGACGCCGTCACGATCAGCTTCGGGCTGCGCAACGTCGTCGATCATGTGGCGGGCCTGCGCGAGATGGCCCGGGTGACCCGGCCCGGCGGCCGGCTGGTGGTGTGTGAGTTCTCCACGCCGACCAACCGGGCGTTCGCCACGCTGTACAAGGAGTACCTGATGCAGGCGCTGCCGCGGATGGCCACCGCGGTGTCGAGCAACCCGGACGCCTATGTGTATCTGGCCGAGTCGATCCGGGCCTGGCCGGACCAGGCCGAGCTGGCCCGGCGCATCGCGGACGCGGGCTGGTCACAGGTCAAGTGGCGCAACCTGACCGGTGGGATCGTGGCCCTGCACGCGGCGACCAAGCCCGGCGCCGCCTGA
- a CDS encoding SDR family oxidoreductase: MSEKVWFITGASRGFGREWAIAALERGDKVAATARDTAALADLADKYGDALLPIKLDVTDRQADFAAVKTAHDRFGRLDVVVNNAGYGQFGFIEEVSEADARDQIETNVFGALWVTQAALPYLRAQGSGHIIQVSSIGGITAFPLVGMYHASKWALEGLSQSLAQEVAPFGVHVTLIEPGGFSTDWAGSSARHAAPLADYDEARAAAQRARAQRSAKPGDPKASAEAVLKIVDAENPPLRVFFGELPLQLAKADYESRLATWEQWQPVSVLAQG; this comes from the coding sequence ATGAGCGAAAAAGTGTGGTTCATCACCGGTGCATCGCGAGGCTTCGGCCGGGAGTGGGCGATCGCGGCCCTGGAGCGGGGCGACAAGGTGGCCGCCACGGCGCGGGACACCGCGGCGCTGGCCGACCTGGCCGACAAGTACGGCGACGCGCTGCTGCCGATCAAACTCGACGTCACCGACCGTCAGGCCGACTTCGCCGCGGTCAAAACCGCCCACGACCGCTTCGGCCGGCTGGACGTCGTCGTCAACAACGCGGGCTACGGCCAGTTCGGCTTCATCGAGGAGGTGTCCGAGGCCGACGCCCGCGACCAGATCGAGACGAACGTCTTCGGCGCCCTCTGGGTCACCCAGGCCGCGCTGCCGTACCTGCGGGCCCAGGGCAGCGGACACATCATCCAGGTGTCCTCGATCGGCGGCATCACCGCGTTCCCGTTGGTCGGCATGTACCACGCGTCCAAGTGGGCGCTGGAAGGCCTCTCCCAGTCACTGGCCCAGGAGGTGGCGCCCTTCGGGGTGCACGTCACGCTGATCGAGCCGGGCGGGTTCTCCACCGACTGGGCCGGCTCCTCGGCCAGACATGCTGCCCCGCTTGCCGATTACGACGAGGCCCGCGCGGCCGCGCAACGCGCCCGCGCCCAGCGCAGCGCCAAACCCGGTGACCCCAAGGCCTCGGCCGAGGCGGTACTGAAGATCGTCGACGCCGAGAACCCGCCGCTGCGGGTGTTCTTCGGTGAGCTGCCGCTACAGCTGGCCAAGGCCGATTACGAGAGCCGGCTGGCCACCTGGGAGCAATGGCAGCCGGTGTCGGTTCTCGCCCAGGGCTAG
- a CDS encoding aconitate hydratase: MPESVTQKLIGSHLVSGSMTPGDEMAIRIDQTLTQDATGTLVMQELEALGLDRARTEVSVQYVDHNLLQTDEKNAEDHEYLRTAAQHFGLWFSKPGNGVSHPTHMQRFGIPGKTMVGSDSHTPAAGSLGMLAIGVGGLEVALAIAGEPLHLRAPEVWGIRLEGTLPQWCSAKDVILEMLRRHDVKGGVNRIIEYHGPGLEGLSAMDRHVIANMGAELGATTTVFPSDDAVRDFLTGEDRGDDWVELVADDGAQYDIDEVIDLSALEPLIAKPSSPGNVVPVSEVAGEPVSQVVIGSSANPGLRDFAIAAAMVHGRQTSPDVSFDVNPTSREILTDLTRMGATTELVINGARIHQAGCMGCIGMGQAPATGRNSLRTMPRNFPGRSGTKEDSVWLCSPETAAASAITGVITDPRQWAADNGIEYPELDLPTHFSVNTAMLVAPAAPEQARTVEVIKGPNISSLPELTPLPDVIEAPVLLKVGDNISTDEISPAGARALPFRSNIPKLAMFSFTQIDETYPERAQSAENGHIVVGGENYGQGSSREHAAIAPRYLGLQVVIAKSFARIHWQNLANFGVLAVEFADPADYDSVAQGDVLALTNLRRALTDGDPITVTNTTEGTSFAVRHRLSPRQVRHVLAGGLIPWLAAQQKN, translated from the coding sequence ATGCCGGAAAGCGTCACACAAAAGCTGATCGGGTCCCATCTCGTCTCCGGGTCGATGACGCCCGGAGATGAGATGGCGATCCGGATCGACCAGACGCTGACGCAGGACGCCACCGGAACACTGGTCATGCAGGAGCTAGAGGCGCTCGGGCTCGACCGGGCCCGGACCGAGGTCAGCGTGCAGTATGTCGACCACAACCTGCTGCAGACCGACGAGAAGAACGCCGAGGATCACGAGTACCTGCGGACCGCCGCGCAACATTTCGGGCTCTGGTTCTCCAAGCCCGGCAACGGGGTCTCGCACCCCACCCACATGCAGCGCTTCGGCATACCCGGCAAGACCATGGTGGGGTCGGACTCGCACACCCCGGCCGCCGGATCGCTGGGGATGCTGGCCATCGGCGTCGGCGGGCTCGAGGTGGCACTGGCCATCGCCGGCGAACCGCTGCACCTGCGCGCACCTGAGGTGTGGGGCATCCGGCTGGAAGGCACGCTCCCGCAATGGTGTTCGGCCAAGGACGTCATCCTGGAGATGCTCAGGCGCCACGACGTCAAGGGCGGCGTCAACCGCATCATCGAGTACCACGGCCCCGGGCTCGAGGGCCTGTCAGCGATGGATCGGCACGTCATCGCCAACATGGGCGCCGAACTCGGCGCGACCACCACCGTCTTCCCCAGCGACGACGCGGTACGCGACTTCCTCACCGGCGAGGACCGTGGCGACGACTGGGTGGAACTCGTCGCCGACGACGGTGCGCAATACGACATCGACGAGGTCATCGACCTGTCGGCACTCGAACCGCTGATCGCCAAACCGTCGTCACCCGGCAACGTCGTCCCGGTGTCCGAGGTGGCAGGCGAGCCCGTGTCGCAGGTGGTCATCGGCTCCAGCGCCAACCCCGGATTGCGCGACTTCGCGATCGCAGCGGCCATGGTGCACGGCCGTCAGACCTCGCCCGACGTCAGCTTCGACGTCAACCCCACCTCCCGCGAGATCCTCACCGACCTGACCAGGATGGGCGCCACGACCGAACTCGTCATCAACGGCGCGCGCATCCACCAGGCCGGCTGTATGGGCTGCATCGGCATGGGTCAGGCGCCGGCCACCGGTCGCAACTCGCTGCGAACCATGCCACGCAACTTTCCGGGCCGGTCCGGCACCAAGGAGGATTCGGTGTGGCTGTGCTCACCGGAAACCGCTGCGGCATCGGCCATCACGGGCGTCATCACCGATCCGCGACAATGGGCGGCCGACAACGGGATCGAGTACCCGGAGCTCGATCTGCCCACCCACTTCAGCGTCAACACCGCCATGCTGGTCGCCCCGGCCGCACCCGAACAGGCCCGCACCGTCGAAGTCATCAAGGGGCCCAACATCTCCAGCCTCCCCGAGCTGACGCCGCTGCCCGACGTGATCGAGGCACCGGTCCTGCTCAAGGTCGGCGACAACATCTCGACCGACGAGATCTCGCCCGCCGGCGCGCGCGCCCTGCCGTTCCGGTCGAACATCCCCAAACTCGCGATGTTCAGCTTCACCCAGATCGACGAGACCTATCCGGAACGGGCCCAGTCCGCCGAGAACGGCCACATCGTCGTCGGCGGTGAGAATTACGGTCAGGGTTCGTCCCGCGAACACGCCGCGATCGCGCCCCGCTACCTCGGACTGCAGGTGGTGATCGCCAAATCGTTCGCACGCATCCACTGGCAGAACCTCGCCAATTTCGGTGTGCTCGCAGTGGAATTCGCCGATCCCGCCGACTACGACTCGGTGGCCCAAGGCGACGTACTCGCCCTGACCAACCTGCGCCGGGCATTGACCGACGGTGATCCCATCACCGTCACCAACACCACTGAAGGAACGTCATTCGCGGTGCGCCATCGCCTTTCGCCGCGACAGGTCCGGCATGTGCTCGCCGGCGGCCTGATTCCGTGGTTGGCCGCGCAACAGAAGAACTAG
- a CDS encoding alpha/beta fold hydrolase: MPTITTSDNVEIFYRDWGSGQPIVFSHGWPLSADDWDTFMLFFLQHGYRVVAHDRRGHGRSSHVADGHDMDHYADDLAAVVRHLDLRDAIHVGHSTGGGELVHYLARHGLDRAAHAVLISSVPPLMVKTDANPGGLPKSVFDDLQAQLAANRSVFYRALPSGPFYGFNREQEKTPQPAREAIIANWWRQGMMGDPKAHYDGIVAFSQTDFTEDLKKITLPSLVMHGDDDQIVPYADSGPLSAELLPNSTLKTYEGFPHGMPTTQAETIMADLLEWLRS; the protein is encoded by the coding sequence ATGCCGACCATCACGACTTCGGACAATGTCGAGATCTTCTATCGGGACTGGGGTTCGGGCCAACCCATAGTCTTCAGCCACGGTTGGCCGTTGTCCGCCGACGACTGGGACACGTTCATGCTGTTCTTCCTGCAGCACGGCTATCGCGTCGTGGCCCACGACCGGCGCGGGCACGGACGCTCCTCGCACGTGGCCGACGGCCACGACATGGACCACTATGCCGACGACCTCGCCGCCGTGGTCCGACACCTGGACCTGCGCGACGCCATCCACGTCGGGCACTCCACCGGCGGCGGTGAGCTGGTGCACTACCTCGCCCGCCACGGCCTGGACCGGGCCGCTCATGCGGTCCTGATCAGCTCGGTGCCGCCACTGATGGTCAAGACCGACGCCAACCCCGGTGGGCTGCCCAAATCGGTGTTCGACGACCTTCAGGCCCAACTGGCGGCGAACCGCTCGGTGTTCTACCGCGCATTGCCCTCAGGCCCGTTCTACGGCTTCAACCGGGAACAGGAGAAGACCCCGCAGCCTGCCCGCGAGGCGATCATCGCCAACTGGTGGCGCCAGGGCATGATGGGCGACCCCAAGGCGCATTACGACGGCATCGTGGCGTTCTCCCAGACCGATTTCACCGAGGATCTCAAGAAGATCACCTTGCCGTCGCTGGTCATGCACGGCGACGACGACCAGATCGTGCCGTACGCGGACTCCGGGCCGCTGTCGGCCGAGCTCCTGCCGAACTCGACACTCAAGACCTACGAGGGATTCCCGCACGGCATGCCGACCACCCAGGCCGAGACCATCATGGCCGATCTACTCGAGTGGCTGCGCTCCTGA